A window of Acinonyx jubatus isolate Ajub_Pintada_27869175 chromosome E4, VMU_Ajub_asm_v1.0, whole genome shotgun sequence contains these coding sequences:
- the HSD17B7 gene encoding 3-keto-steroid reductase/17-beta-hydroxysteroid dehydrogenase 7 isoform X3 — MRKAVLVTGASSGVGLALCKRLLEEDHELHLCLACRNRSKAEAVREALLASHPLAEVSIVQVDVSDLQSVFRASGELKQRFQRLDYVYLNAGIMPNPQLNIKALFSGLFSRKVIHMFSTAEGLLTQEDQITADGLQEVFETNVFGHFILIQELAPLLCHSDSPSQLIWTSSRNARKSNFCLEDIQHSRGQEPYSSSKYAVDLLSVAVNRNFNSRGLYSSVVCPGTMVTNMTCGILPPCVWTLLTPIIWLLRFFANAFTLTPYNGTEALREGVRAGEEQREEGQRIRSGFRADSREPDVGLELTHREIAA; from the exons ATGCGGAAAGCGGTGTTGGTCACCGGGGCGAGCAG CGGCGTTGGCCTCGCCCTCTGCAAGCGGCTGCTGGAGGAGGACCACGAGCTGCACCTGTGTCTGGCCTGCAGGAACAGGAGCAAAGCGGAAGCGGTCCGCGAGGCTCTGCTGGCCTCTCACCCCCTCGCCGAGGTCAGCATCGTGCAGGTGGATGTCAGCGACCTGCAGTCGGTGTTCCGGGCTTCCGGGGAGCTCAAGCAAAG GTTTCAGAGATTAGACTATGTCTATCTGAACGCTGGGATCATGCCCAACCCACAGCTGAATATCAAAGCGCTTTTCTCTGGCCTCTTTTCAAG AAAAGTGATTCATATGTTCTCCACAGCTGAAGGATTGCTGACCCAGGAAGATCAAATCACTGCCGACGGGCTCCAGGAGGTGTTTGAGACCAACGTCTTTGGCCACTTCATCCTG ATTCAGGAACTGGCACCTCTCCTCTGTCACAGTGACAGTCCTTCCCAGCTTATCTGGACATCGTCTCGCAATGCGAGGAAATCGAATTTCTGCCTCGAGGACATCCAACACAGCAGAGGCCAGGAGCCCTACAGCTCCTCCAAGTACGCGGTTGACCTGCTCAGCGTGGCTGTGAACAGGAACTTCAACTCGCGG GGTCTGTATTCCAGTGTGGTGTGCCCGGGTACCATGGTGACCAATATGACGTGTGGAATTCTCCCTCCCTGTGTGTGGACACTGCTGACGCCAATCATATGGCTG cttcGCTTTTTTGCAAATGCTTTCACTCTGACACCGTACAATGGAACAGAAGCCCTG agagaaggagtgcgagcgggggaggagcagagagaggagggacagaggatccgaagcgggttccgtgctgacagcagagagcccgatgtggggctcgaactcacgcaccgtgagatcgcggcctga
- the HSD17B7 gene encoding 3-keto-steroid reductase/17-beta-hydroxysteroid dehydrogenase 7 isoform X1, translating into MRKAVLVTGASSGVGLALCKRLLEEDHELHLCLACRNRSKAEAVREALLASHPLAEVSIVQVDVSDLQSVFRASGELKQRFQRLDYVYLNAGIMPNPQLNIKALFSGLFSRKVIHMFSTAEGLLTQEDQITADGLQEVFETNVFGHFILIQELAPLLCHSDSPSQLIWTSSRNARKSNFCLEDIQHSRGQEPYSSSKYAVDLLSVAVNRNFNSRGLYSSVVCPGTMVTNMTCGILPPCVWTLLTPIIWLLRFFANAFTLTPYNGTEALVWLFHQKPESLNPLTKYLSATTGFGSNYVMTQKMDLDEDTAEKFYQNLLELEKHVRATIQKRNHQS; encoded by the exons ATGCGGAAAGCGGTGTTGGTCACCGGGGCGAGCAG CGGCGTTGGCCTCGCCCTCTGCAAGCGGCTGCTGGAGGAGGACCACGAGCTGCACCTGTGTCTGGCCTGCAGGAACAGGAGCAAAGCGGAAGCGGTCCGCGAGGCTCTGCTGGCCTCTCACCCCCTCGCCGAGGTCAGCATCGTGCAGGTGGATGTCAGCGACCTGCAGTCGGTGTTCCGGGCTTCCGGGGAGCTCAAGCAAAG GTTTCAGAGATTAGACTATGTCTATCTGAACGCTGGGATCATGCCCAACCCACAGCTGAATATCAAAGCGCTTTTCTCTGGCCTCTTTTCAAG AAAAGTGATTCATATGTTCTCCACAGCTGAAGGATTGCTGACCCAGGAAGATCAAATCACTGCCGACGGGCTCCAGGAGGTGTTTGAGACCAACGTCTTTGGCCACTTCATCCTG ATTCAGGAACTGGCACCTCTCCTCTGTCACAGTGACAGTCCTTCCCAGCTTATCTGGACATCGTCTCGCAATGCGAGGAAATCGAATTTCTGCCTCGAGGACATCCAACACAGCAGAGGCCAGGAGCCCTACAGCTCCTCCAAGTACGCGGTTGACCTGCTCAGCGTGGCTGTGAACAGGAACTTCAACTCGCGG GGTCTGTATTCCAGTGTGGTGTGCCCGGGTACCATGGTGACCAATATGACGTGTGGAATTCTCCCTCCCTGTGTGTGGACACTGCTGACGCCAATCATATGGCTG cttcGCTTTTTTGCAAATGCTTTCACTCTGACACCGTACAATGGAACAGAAGCCCTG GTATGGCTTTTCCACCAAAAGCCCGAGTCTCTCAATCCCCTGACCAAATACCTGAGCGCCACCACTGGCTTTGGAAGCAATTACGTAATGACCCAGAAG ATGGACCTAGATGAAGACACCGCTGAAAAATTTTACCAAAACTTACTGGAACTGGAAAAGCACGTTAGGGCCAccattcaaaaaagaaatcatcagagCTGA
- the HSD17B7 gene encoding 3-keto-steroid reductase/17-beta-hydroxysteroid dehydrogenase 7 isoform X2, whose protein sequence is MRKAVLVTGASSGVGLALCKRLLEEDHELHLCLACRNRSKAEAVREALLASHPLAEVSIVQVDVSDLQSVFRASGELKQRFQRLDYVYLNAGIMPNPQLNIKALFSGLFSRKVIHMFSTAEGLLTQEDQITADGLQEVFETNVFGHFILIQELAPLLCHSDSPSQLIWTSSRNARKSNFCLEDIQHSRGQEPYSSSKYAVDLLSVAVNRNFNSRGLYSSVVCPGTMVTNMTCGILPPCVWTLLTPIIWLVWLFHQKPESLNPLTKYLSATTGFGSNYVMTQKMDLDEDTAEKFYQNLLELEKHVRATIQKRNHQS, encoded by the exons ATGCGGAAAGCGGTGTTGGTCACCGGGGCGAGCAG CGGCGTTGGCCTCGCCCTCTGCAAGCGGCTGCTGGAGGAGGACCACGAGCTGCACCTGTGTCTGGCCTGCAGGAACAGGAGCAAAGCGGAAGCGGTCCGCGAGGCTCTGCTGGCCTCTCACCCCCTCGCCGAGGTCAGCATCGTGCAGGTGGATGTCAGCGACCTGCAGTCGGTGTTCCGGGCTTCCGGGGAGCTCAAGCAAAG GTTTCAGAGATTAGACTATGTCTATCTGAACGCTGGGATCATGCCCAACCCACAGCTGAATATCAAAGCGCTTTTCTCTGGCCTCTTTTCAAG AAAAGTGATTCATATGTTCTCCACAGCTGAAGGATTGCTGACCCAGGAAGATCAAATCACTGCCGACGGGCTCCAGGAGGTGTTTGAGACCAACGTCTTTGGCCACTTCATCCTG ATTCAGGAACTGGCACCTCTCCTCTGTCACAGTGACAGTCCTTCCCAGCTTATCTGGACATCGTCTCGCAATGCGAGGAAATCGAATTTCTGCCTCGAGGACATCCAACACAGCAGAGGCCAGGAGCCCTACAGCTCCTCCAAGTACGCGGTTGACCTGCTCAGCGTGGCTGTGAACAGGAACTTCAACTCGCGG GGTCTGTATTCCAGTGTGGTGTGCCCGGGTACCATGGTGACCAATATGACGTGTGGAATTCTCCCTCCCTGTGTGTGGACACTGCTGACGCCAATCATATGGCTG GTATGGCTTTTCCACCAAAAGCCCGAGTCTCTCAATCCCCTGACCAAATACCTGAGCGCCACCACTGGCTTTGGAAGCAATTACGTAATGACCCAGAAG ATGGACCTAGATGAAGACACCGCTGAAAAATTTTACCAAAACTTACTGGAACTGGAAAAGCACGTTAGGGCCAccattcaaaaaagaaatcatcagagCTGA
- the HSD17B7 gene encoding 3-keto-steroid reductase/17-beta-hydroxysteroid dehydrogenase 7 isoform X4, which yields MRKAVLVTGASSGVGLALCKRLLEEDHELHLCLACRNRSKAEAVREALLASHPLAEVSIVQVDVSDLQSVFRASGELKQRFQRLDYVYLNAGIMPNPQLNIKALFSGLFSRKVIHMFSTAEGLLTQEDQITADGLQEVFETNVFGHFILIQELAPLLCHSDSPSQLIWTSSRNARKSNFCLEDIQHSRGQEPYSSSKYAVDLLSVAVNRNFNSRMDLDEDTAEKFYQNLLELEKHVRATIQKRNHQS from the exons ATGCGGAAAGCGGTGTTGGTCACCGGGGCGAGCAG CGGCGTTGGCCTCGCCCTCTGCAAGCGGCTGCTGGAGGAGGACCACGAGCTGCACCTGTGTCTGGCCTGCAGGAACAGGAGCAAAGCGGAAGCGGTCCGCGAGGCTCTGCTGGCCTCTCACCCCCTCGCCGAGGTCAGCATCGTGCAGGTGGATGTCAGCGACCTGCAGTCGGTGTTCCGGGCTTCCGGGGAGCTCAAGCAAAG GTTTCAGAGATTAGACTATGTCTATCTGAACGCTGGGATCATGCCCAACCCACAGCTGAATATCAAAGCGCTTTTCTCTGGCCTCTTTTCAAG AAAAGTGATTCATATGTTCTCCACAGCTGAAGGATTGCTGACCCAGGAAGATCAAATCACTGCCGACGGGCTCCAGGAGGTGTTTGAGACCAACGTCTTTGGCCACTTCATCCTG ATTCAGGAACTGGCACCTCTCCTCTGTCACAGTGACAGTCCTTCCCAGCTTATCTGGACATCGTCTCGCAATGCGAGGAAATCGAATTTCTGCCTCGAGGACATCCAACACAGCAGAGGCCAGGAGCCCTACAGCTCCTCCAAGTACGCGGTTGACCTGCTCAGCGTGGCTGTGAACAGGAACTTCAACTCGCGG ATGGACCTAGATGAAGACACCGCTGAAAAATTTTACCAAAACTTACTGGAACTGGAAAAGCACGTTAGGGCCAccattcaaaaaagaaatcatcagagCTGA